The bacterium region TCCCGCGTCGGTTCGCCTGCCGTTGTGGACGCGCCTTCAGATCGCGCTCGCGCCGACCGAGAAAGTGCTCGCCTGGCGCGAATCGCTCGAGAACGACGAGGTCGCGGACACCTACGGCCGTCCCACGGGCGACGCGACGACCGATCGGCTCTTCCAAGAGATCCGCAAGGACGAACGCTCGCACTCGCTCGCCGACGATGAAATGCGCTCGGGCGCCGCGGCCGGGTCGGAGACGCCGGAAGGGCGTCTCAGGCGGATCCTCGGCCGCGAGCGCTGGCATCAGTCGGGCTCCAGCTGGATCTCGGGCGCGGTGTACGGGGCGAACGACGGGCTCGGCGCGGTGTTCGGGATCGTCGCCGGCGTGTCCGGCGCGACCGGCGGCTCGAGCCTCGTGCTCACGGCCGGCCTGGCCGGCGCGGTCGCGTCGGCGATCTCGATGGCCGTCGGCGCGTTCCTCGCCGAACGGTCGGCTTCAGAGGTCGCCGCGGCCAACATCGCCGGCGAGCGGCGCGAGATCGAGGAGAATCCCGAAGAGGAGCGCGAGGAGCTCTCGCTTTTCTACCAGCTGAAGGGGCTTCCGGAAAAAGAAGCCGGCGAGCTCGCCGCGCGGATCGGTGGGACGCCGGAGTCGATGCTGCGCACGATGGTGACCGAAGAACTCGGCGGCGCCGGCGAAGACGGCAACCCGGTGCAGGCCGGGATCGCCGCGGGGCTGAGCACGGGGCTCGGCGCGTTCATCCCGGTGCTGCCGTTTTTCTGGCTCCAGGGCACCTCGGCCGTGCTGTGGGCCGCGCTGATTTCGCTTGTCGCGCACTTCCTCGTCGGGGCGGCCAAGTCGCTCTTTACGCTGCGCAGCTGGTGGTCCTCGGGCCTCGAGATGACGGCGGCGGGGTTGATCGTCGGCGGCGCGACCTACGTGCTGGGCGTGATTTTCAAAGTCGCAACCTAGCCCCGATTCGTACCACGGTGAGCGGGCGTCTGCTCGCGTACACGCTCGTGACGGCGCCGCGCACGCGTCCCGCGTCGCTGCTCGCGGTTCTGCACGGATTCTTCGGCGCGGGCCGGAACTGGCGGACCGTTGCGCGCGGTCTCGTCGACGCGCGGCCGGAGTGGGGCGCCGTGCTCGTCGATCTGCGGCTGCACGGCGCGTCGCAGGGGTTCGCGCCGCCGCACACGCTGGACGCCTGCGCGGGCGACGTGGAGGCCCTCGCCTCGGCGCTGGACCTGCCGGTGCGCGCGGTGCTGGGGCATTCCTTCGGCGGCAAGGCCGCGCTCGCATACCTCGCCCGCGCGGCGCGCGCGCAGACGCCGCTCCGCCAGGTCTGGGTGGTCGACGCCGACCCGTCGGCGGGGGCGCCGGCGGGAAGCGCATGGGCGATGCTGCGCGCGGTCAGTGCGCTGCCGCCCGTGTTCCGCACCCGCGAGGAATGCACCGCGGCGATCGAGCGCTCTGGGTTCGACCGGCGGACCGCGGAGTGGATGACGGCGAATCTCGAGCGCACGCAAGACGGGTATCGCTGGCGGCTCGATTTCCCGGCGCTCGAGATGCTGCTGCGCGATTTCTTCCGCGCGGACCTTTGGCCCGTCGTCGAAGCCGTGCCGGCGGATGCGCGGCTGGTGGTGGTGAAGGCCGTGGGCTCGAGCGTCATCCCGGAGGCGTCGGTGTCGCGGCTCGAGGCGATCGGACGCGCCGGCGGCCGCGTCGTGGTCGAGCGGGTCGCGGGCGGCCACTGGCTCAACGCCGACAATCCCGAGACGATGACGGCGCTGCTGGCGGCGCGTCTCCCCGCGGACGCGCGGACCCCGCCGGCCGGCGCCTCGGGGTAGGGGGCGGCGCGATGTCACCGGGAGCCGGACTGTGCATCGCCCTCGTCTCCGGCACGTTCTTCTTTGAGCTGATCCTATTCGTCGTGGTCTTTCTGCTGATTCGGCTGCGGCATCCGTGGGGCGGCCGCGTGACGGCGCGGCTCATCGCCACCGCGTCGATCCTGTTCTTGGCGAGCTTCGCGTTCCTCGGCGTGCTCGCGCTCGGCTACGGGTGCGGATAGACGCACGGACGTGACGCGGCGGCTCCCTCGGCGCGCCGGTTTCCAGGGAACGCTGCGCTCGTCCCGAAGTCTCGCGGCGCGGTGAAATCTTCCATTCGGGGGTCGACAGTGGCGAAGTGGACGATCCCGCCGAAGGGCGGGCACATGGACAAGCGCACCGGGATCTATCTCCAGAACATGACCGGCCATGAGGTCGACGAACGGCTGAAAAAGAACGACGTCCTGATCGTTCCGCTCGGCGCGACGGAGACGCACGGCGCGCACGCGCCGCTCGGCGAGGACGTCTTTCTGGTCTGCCGGATGGCGGAGGAGGTGGCGGCGCGCACGGGCTGCACCGTCGCACAGCCGGTGTGGTACGGTTCGCACCCGTACCATCACCTCGGGATGCCGGGTACGGTCGTCATCCCCGAGGAGACCTTCGCCGGCTACGTGCGGGCGATGATCGCCGGGTTCTGGAACATGGGGTTCCGCAAGCAGATCCTGTTGAACGGGCACGGTCAGGAGTACGTCATCCCGACGGCGATGCACCAGTTCGCGAAGAAGTACCGGGTGCCGAGCCTGCTGCTTCTCGTGAACTGGTACCATCCGATCCGCGACCATTTCAAGCTGACCGCGGAAGGCGGACAGTACGAGACGCCGTTTATTCACGCGGACGAAGTCGAGACCTCGTGGTCGCTCGCGCTCTTCCCCGAGCTGATCGACATGAAGTACGCGCCGGACAATACGGTGCAGGGCTTCCTGCCCGGCGACCACGTCGACAAGGCCGGCAACCTCCTCAATCGGCCGATCAACTGGTACAGTCAGGTCGGCGCCGGGCCGATCGAAGTCAAGGCGTATATCGAGGGCGTCGTCGGCCGGAGCAGCATCGCGCGCGCCGAGAAGGCGTACGCGGGCGTGGAGCAGCTGCTCGACTACCTGGAGCGGCTCGTCACCGACGTGCACCGCACATTCCCGCCGGGCAAGCTTCCGCCGATCGAGATGATGACCGAGCGGGATCCCCACGAACTCGACGCGGTGCTCCGCGGTCCCCGCAACGGCGGCAAGAGCATCTACAGCCTCGGCTATCCGCCGTGAGGCTGGCGTACACGATCTCGGTCTCGCCGACCCGGTTCGCCGCGGTCGCCGCGGCCGATATTCAGGAAACGATCCCCGCGCTCGCCGGGCTCGGATTCGACGGCGTCGAGATGGCCGTGCGCGACCCGGGCCGGATGGACCTGGAAGGGCTGGCGGCCGCGGCGGAGCGGTCGGGGGTCGCGGTGCCGGCGATCGGGACCGGGCAGGCGTACGTGGAGGAAGGTCTGAGCCTGACCGCGCCGGACGAACAGGTGCGGGCGCGGGCGGTGGCGCGCCTTCTCGCGCAGATTTCAGTGGCGCGGCGGCTCGGCGCGCTGCTGATCGTCGGGTTGATCCACGGGCCGGTCCCGCCGGCGACGGACCGCCCCGTCGCGGAAGAGCGCCTCCTGACGGGGCTCGGAACGGTCGCCCGGGCGGCGCGGACGGCGGACGTGCGGATGGTCATCGAGCCGATCAACCGCTACGAGACGAACTGGCTGAACACGGTGGACGAGGTGCTGGACCTCATCGGCCGTCTCGGCGAGGACAACGTCGGTGTGCTGCCGGACACGTTCCACATGAATATCGAAGAGAGCGATGTGCCCGCGGCCCTCCGCCGCGCCGGCGCGCGTCTCTTCCACGTCCACGTCGCCGACAGCAACCGGCGCGCCCCGGGGTGGGGGCATCTGGATTTCGAGCCCGTCGTTCGGACGTTAGGCGAGATGGGGTACCCGGGTTTTCTGTCGGCCGAGATCCTGCCGACGCCCGGCGTGCTCGACGCCGCCCGGCGGACGATCGCGACGCTGCGTCCTCTCGTGCCGCGGCAGGCCCTGTCCGCGTGATGCAGGAACCGTGGAACCGCGAACAGCGTTTGGAGATCGTGCACTCCGCGACGGACGCGTGGGCGATGCGCTGAGTCCGGTTCGAGAGGAGGAGAGAACGCAATGGCCACGCCACGAATCTACGTGACCCGGTTGCTGCCGGGTCCGGGCCAGGAGTTGCTGCGTCGCGCGCAGGTCGAGGTGCGGAGCTGGGACCGTGAAGACGTTCCGGTGCCCCGCGACGCACTGCTGCGCGAGGTCGTCGACGCCGACGGGATCGTGTGCTGCCTGACGGAGAAGATGGACGCGGAAGTCTTCGATCGGATGACGCGGTGCCGCGTCGTCTCGCAGATCGCCGTCGGATTCGACAACATCGACGTCGCGGCCGCGACGCGCAAGGGCATTCTTGTCACGAACACCCCGGGGGTGTTGACCGAGACGACCGCCGACATGGGGTGGGCACTGCTCATGGCGGCCGCGCGGCGCGTCGCGGAGGGCGACAAGTTTACGCGGTCGGGGCAGTGGAAGACCTGGGAGATCATGGGGTTCACAGGCCAGGACGTGCACGGGGCGACGCTGGGGATCGTGGGCATGGGCCGGATCGGGCAGACGGTCGCGCGGCGGGCGATGGGGTTCGACATGCCGATACTGTACAGCGACGTGCGCCGGGCGCCCGAGTCGCAGGAGCGCGCGCTTGGCGCCCATCATGTCCCGCTCGACGACCTGCTGCGCGAGGCGGACTTCGTCGTCATCACGGCAGCCCTGACCCCGGAGACCCGTCACCTGATCGGCGAGCGGGAACTGGGGCTGATGAAGCCGACCGCGATTCTCGTCAACATCGCCCGCGGTCCGATCGTCGACCAGCGGGCCTTGTATCGCGCGCTGGTCGACAGGAAGATCTGGGGGGCCGGGATCGACGTCTTCGAGGTCGAGCCGGTGCCGGCGGACGAGCCGCTCTTGAAGCTCGACAACGTGGTGATGCCGCCCCACCTCGCCAGCGCCAGCGTCGCCACCCGGCTCAAGATGGTGACGCTCGCGGTCGAGAGCTGTCTCGCCGCTCTGCGCGGCGACGTGCCGGCGAACACCGTGAACCGCGAGGCGCTCGACCGGAGCTGATGGCCGCCCCCTGCGTCTATCTGACCCGTCCGCTGCCGGAGCCGGCGACGCGCCTGCTGCGCGAGGCGCCGATAGAGCTCCGTAGCTGGCACCGCCACGACGCGCCGGTCCCACGCGACGTGCTGCTCCGCGAGGTCGTCGACGCCGAGGGCGTCGTCTTCGTCGTCACGGAGAAGATGGATGCGGAAGTGATCGACCGGATGAACCGCGGCCGGGTGGTCTCCCACGTCGGCGTTGGCTACGACAACGTCGACGTGGCGGCTGCGACGCGCAAGGGCATCTTCGTCACGAACACCCCCGGGGTGTTGACCGAGACGACCGCCGACATGGGGTGGGCGCTGCTCATGGCGGCCGCGCGGCGCGTCGTGGAAGGTGACAAGTTCACGCGGTCCGGTCACTGGAAGACCTGGGAGTTCATGGCCTTCACCGGGCAGGACGTGCACGGCGCGACGCTCGGGATCGTGGGCATGGGCCGGATCGGCTACGCGATCGCGCAGCGGGCGACCGGTTTCCGAATGCCCGTGCTGTACACCAACCGCAACCGCTTGGCGGAGGAGCAGGAGCGCGCCGTGAACGCCCGCCACGTGCCGCTCGACGAACTGCTCGCGCGGTCCGACTTCGTGATCATCTCCGCGGCCCTGACGCCGGAGACACGGCATCTCATCGGCGAGCGCGAGCTCGGCCTGATGAAGCGTACCGCCGTGCTCGTCAACATCGCGCGCGGACCGATCGTCGACCAGCGGGCGCTCTACCGCGCGCTGGTCGACAACAAGATCTGGGCCGCGGGCCTCGACGTCTACGAACAGGAGCCCGTGCCGGCGGGCGAACCGCTGCTCAAACTGGATAGCGTCGTGCTGCCGCCGCATCTCGGAAGCGCGAGTATGGCGACGCGTGTCAAGATGGCCACGATGGCTGTCGAGAACTGCCTCGCCGGCGCGCGCGGCGAGATCCCGCCGAACGCGGTGAACCCGGAGGCGCAGGAGCGCCGGTAGGCGGGCGGAGGCCGTGGTGACCAACGGCATGAAGGCTATGCTGCGGTCCGGGCGGCCGGCACTCGGTCTGTCGGTGATGATTCCGTCGCCGCAGGTGGTCGAGATGGCCGGACGCCTGGGCTTCGATTGGGTGCTGATCGACTGCGAGCACGGCTCGATCGGACGCGAGACCGTCGAGTTGATGGCGATGGCTGCGCAGGCCGGCGGGACGACCCCGATCGCGCGTCCCGCGTCCAACAGCCCGGAAGCAATTCTCCAAGTGCTGGAGGCGGGCGCGCTCGGAGTCCAGGTGCCGCACATCGGCACGGCGGACGAGGCGCGCGCGGCCGTGGCCGCCGTCAAATATCACCCTCTGGGTTCGCGCGGGCTTGCGGCCGGCACGCGGCCGGCCGGCTACGGCTTCGGGGAGCCGGCCGCGGAGTACGTGGAAGCCTCCAACCGCGAAACGCTCGTCTGCGTGCAGATCGAGGATACCCGTGGGCTCGCCAACCTGCCCGAGATTCTCGCCGTGCCCGGGGTCGACGTTTTCTTCATCGGGCCGTCCGATCTTGCCCAGGCGATGGGATTTCCCGGCCGCAGCGACGCGCCCGAGGTGCGCGCGGCGATCGACGGCGCCTTCCGGACGATTCTCGCCGCCGGGAAGGTGGCGGGATCCACGGGCTCACCCGAGGTGATCCCGGGCCTCATCCGTCGCGGCATCCGGTACACCTACACCCACCTTGCGCGCCTCCTGGGGCAGGCGGGCCGGTCATTCTTGGATCAGGCGCGCGAGGCGGCCCCGCGGTAGGAGTCCGGCGCACCGCCGGGCTATAATGACCGTACGGGATTTCGGAGGGCGTCGATGAGCATGCGCTGTCCGCAGTGCGGCCGTCCCAACATCGTGAGCCACGTCACGATTCGTTGGGCGCACGCGCGCGGCTCGCTCATCCCCGAGCGCGGATACTACTGCGTTGCCTGCGGCAACGCGTTCGATGAGCCCCGGCCTCAGCGGGGGTCGTTTGTGTTCCGGTCGGTGCAGGTGCCGTCGGTTACCCCGGCGATCCGGCGGCTTCAGGAAAGCGCGGACATCGTGGTCGTCCGGCACCGCACCGGGATGCGCGAGGTCTTGTACTGATCCTCGTGCTTGCCGTGCTGGCCGGCCTGGCGGCCGGCCGGCTTCGCGGCGGCCGCCTCGTCAACGTCACGCGCCTCAACCCTCGATGGCTGCCTATGCTGGTGCTGGGCGTGGCCGCCGTGGCGGCCGCGCGCGGCGCCGTTCTGCCCGTCGCCGCGGCGCGCGCGTGCGTGGTCGGCGGCTATCTGTTCGCGCTGGCCGCGCTTCTGGTCAATTTGAAAATCCCGTGGCTCTGGCTCGCGCTCACCGGGGGCGCGCTCAACGCTGTCGTGATCGCCGCGAACGGCGGCCGGATGCCGGTGTCCGCGGCGGTTCTGCGCGTGGTGTCGCGGTCTCTCGTGCTCGGCGGGGCGACGGGGCCGTTCTACGTCCTCGCCGGCCCGGGCACGGCTCTTGCGCCGCTCGGCGACACGCTGCCGCTCGTCGTAGGCGGTGCGGGCGTCGTCCTTAGTCCCGGTGACATCCTGCTCGCCGCCGGGATTGCGACGACGCTGCAAGCCGCGATGGTGGTTCGGGCGGAGGCGCCGCAGCCGGGAGTGTCGTCGCCTGGTGATCCTTCCCGCGGCAACGGCGACCGGCCCGGATAACGAAACGCGGCGGAATATGCCGCGGCGGAGCGCATAGCCGAACACCAGTGCGGTAATCTAATCGTGGGGACGATCGCGCGAGCGCGCGGTCTTTTTTCTTGTTTGTAGACGTCTAGATGCAGGAGTATGGGGGCATGTGGAGAATCGTGGGGGTCTGTAGGGAATGGTGGGGAGTGGGTATCCCACGGCACGCGCGACGAGGCGGGGAGCGATTGCGGTCGGCGGCGGATGCTCAGGGGCGAAGCGCAGTACGCGCTGGACGACAAAGGGCGGGTGGTGATTCCGCCCAAATTTCGGGCGATCATGGGAGACCGCATCATCGTCACCCGGTGGACCGACCCGTGCCTCTTTGCGTTTTCCGCGCCGGAATGGCAGTCGCTTGAAGAGAAGCTGCGGACCCTGCCGCTCGGCCAGCACGAAGCGCGGCGCTACGTGCTCTCCGCGGCCGAGGATTGTGAACTGGACCGGCAGGGCCGAATCTTTCTCGCGCCCCATCTGCGCGACCATGCCGGCATCACGCGGTCGGTAACGATCATTGGGGTGGGGGGACACCTGGAGCTCTGGAGCACTCCCACCTGGCGCAGGAGGCTCCAGAAGGTTCGGAAGGCGCCGGAGGAACTGGCGCAGCAGCTCCAAGCGCTGACGCTGTAGGCGGTGGGTCGTGCTGGCGACGGTGGCCGTGTGGATGGGTGTATCGGAATCCTCGCACGCGACGGTGCACGTCCCGGTGCTGGTGGACGAGGTGCTCACGCACCTCGCGCCGCGGCCCGGCGCGGTCATCGTTGATGCGACCCTCGGCGAGGGCGGGCACGCCGAGGCAATACTGCGGAAGATCGCGCCCGCCGGACGGCTCATCGGGCTCGACCGCGACGGCGAAGCGCTGGCGCGCGCGGAAGAACGGCTGCGCCCGTTCGGACAAAACGTGACATTGGCCCAGGCGAACTTCGGCGATCTGGACGAGGCGTTGGACGTGCTCGGCGTGGCGGCGGTGGACGGGGTGCTGCTAGACGTCGGGGTCTCGACGCGCCAGCTCACGGAGGCGGAGCGCGGCTTCAGCTTCGACCGCGTCGGGCCGCTCGACATGCGCATGGACCGCGAAGAGTCCCGGACGGCCGCCGACCTCGTGAACACGCTGTCCGAGCGCGACCTCGCCGATCTCATCTACCGGTACGGCGAAGAGCGCGCGTCGCGCAAGATCGCCCGGCAGATCGTGGCACGCCGTCCGCTCCGCACGACGCGCGATCTCGCGCGCGCGGTCGAGGCGGCGGTGGGGGCCGGCCGCGGACGGCTCCATCCGGCCACGCGCACGTTTCAGGCGCTGCGGATCGCCACCAACCGCGAGATCGACTCGCTCGAGCGCGCGCTCCCGCAGGCGGTGCGACGCCTCCGTCCGGGCGGACGTCTCTGCGTCATCGCGTTCCACTCGCTCGAAGACCGCGTGGTCAAGACGACGCTCGCCCGGTTCGCGCGCGGCTGCACCTGCCCGCCGGGCCTGCCGGAGTGCCGCTGCGGCGGCGAGCGGCTCGTGCGGATCTTGACGAAAAAGCCGGTCACACCGTCGGCGGCCGAGGTGGCCCGCAACCCCCGCGCGCGCAGCGCGCGGCTGCGGGCGGCCGAGCGGCTAATCGACGACGGCGCATCCCGCCGCCTAGTCCCGTCCCGGGGCGACAGCGGCGTGGCGCGGCCGCGGCGGAGCGGCATCTAGTGTTGGCGCTCGAACGGCAACATCGTGTTTATCCGGTGCTTCTGCCGGAATCTTGGGCCGAAGGGGGGGAGGCGACCCGGCGTCGGCGGAGACGTTATCCGGTAGTTTCGGCACTCACGATCGCAGCACTCGCGGTACTCCCGTTCATCGCATACGTCGCAGCCGTATCCAACGCCGCACACATCGGCTACCAGATACTACACCTGTCGCAGGACATCGCCGCCCTAGAGATGGACCACGAACGTCTCCAGGCCACCGCCTCCTCCCTGAGGGCCCCGGACCGCATCGAGCGATTGGCCGTGACGCGCCTCGGCCTCCGCTCCCCCGGCGCGCACCAGATCGCCGCGATCCGGCTGCCGCGCATCGCCGTCCGTGCCGACGACCGCCGGTCCGGGCTGTGGCAGCGGTTCGGCGCGTACTTCCACCGCAGCGAGGCGCAGGCCGCACCGGCGCCGCGATGAGCCGTAATCGGCGGGTCCGCGCGCGCCGTCTCGCGCGCCTCCGTCCGATCACGGGGTAGGTGACGACGCGACGTGCGCCGTTCCCCACGGCCGCGCCGGCGCCGCCGCACATCGGACGGATCGCAGTTTCCTCGACCGCGCCGCGCCGCCGCGCCGTCGCCGGGTGACGGCGGCCCGGGCGTGCCGCGGGGGCGCCTCGCGGCGCTCGCCGTCGTCTGGATCGTCGCGTTTGCCCTCCTCGCGATGCGCATGGTCGACCTTCAGGTGGTGCGCGGAGGCGCGCTCGGCCGTCTCGCCATGCGCCAGCAGCTCGAGTCGCTGCGGCTTCCGGGCCGCCGCGGGCTGATCGTCGACCGCGCGGGCCGCCCCCTTGCGATCAACGTCGAAGTCGACTCGGTCTACGCGGTGCCCAGGGCCATCGACGATCCCGACGTCTTCGCGCGCGCGGTCGGCCCCGCGCTGGGCCTCCCGCCGCAGGAGGTCCGCGCCCGCCTCACGCGCGGCGGGCCGTATTTCGCCTGGCTCGCGCGGCGGCAGCCCGCGGCGGTGGCGGACCGCCTCCGCGCGCTGAATCTCGGTGACGCGGTCGGAATCGTCGCGGAGGCGAAGCGCGCATACCCGGCGGGCACGCTCGCGGCGAATGTGCTCGGGTTCACCGGCACGGACGACGCCGGGCTCGCCGGTCTCGAACTGCAGTACGACCCGCTGATGCGCGGCACCGGCGGGATGGGGGTGGCCGATCGCGACGCGATCGGCCGTGAGCTCGTCCAGACGCAGCGCATCGTGACCCCGCCGCGCGACGGCGCCACGCTGGTGCTGACGATCGACGAAGTGATCCAGCACATCGCGGAGCGCGAGCTCGCCCGCGCCGTCCAGCAGGCGCACGCCCGCGCCGGTCTTGCGATCGTGATGGATCCCGAGACGGGCGCGCTCCTCGCGCTGGCGGCGGTGCCGTCGTTCGATCCGAACCGCTACCAGAATGCGCCGCCGGCGCTCTGGAAAAGCCCCGCGGTCGCCGACGTGTACGAGCCCGGCTCGACGTTCAAGTTGATCCTCGCCGCGGCCGCGCTCGACAGCCGCGCCGTGACCCTCGACGACCGCTGGACCGATCCCGGCAAGATCCGCATAAACGGCGCGACGATTCACGACGCGGAGCCGAACGAGCACTTCGCGTCGCTCGGGCTCGCCGACATCATCAAGTACTCCAGCAACGTCGGCGCCGCGCAGGTCGCGACCCGGCTCGGCAAGGACGCGATGTACCGCTACATCCGGCAGTTCGGGTTCGGCCGGCCGACCGGCGTCGATCTGCCGGGCGAGGTCGCGGGGCTCGTGCGGCCGATCGCGCAGTGGTTCGGGCCGACCCTTCAGAACATCGCCTTCGGGCAGGGCATCTCCGTGACGCCGATCCAGCTGCTGGTCGCGGCGTCGTCGTTCGGTACAGACGGGCTCGCGGTGCGGCCGCACGCGGTCGCCGTCGTCCGCGATGCGTCGGGGCGGGTCATCGCCACGCCCGGCGACGGCACCCGCCACCGGGTCATCGACGCGGACGTGGCCGGACAGGTGCTCGCGATGATGCGGGAGGTGGTCCGCGCCGGCACGGGCGTGAAGGCCCAGGTCGACGGGTACGCGGTCGCCGGCAAGACCGGCACCGCGCAACGGCCCGGGCCGCGCGGCGGCTACGAGCCGGGCGCCTACGTGGCCTCGTTCGTGGGCCTCGTTCCGGTGCCCTCACCGAAGTTGGCGATCCTGGTCGTCGTCGACCGGCCCCGCGGCGTCTACTTCGGCGGGGACGTCGCCGCGCCGGTCTTCCACGAGATCGCGCGCCAGGCGCTGTGGTACCTGCGCGTGCCGCCGGAGGACACGCCGCAGGCGGCGATGACTCCACCCGCGGGGGCGGGCCCGGCGCCATCCCGTTGACCCGCGCGGCGGCGCGGGCGCTAATTTGGGCATTTTGATGATATGCTCAGCGCGGAGGAGTACCGGATGCGTGTGAGAGACCTGGTGGCCGCGCTGGCCGCGCAGGATGCCGGGACGGCGAACGGCGCCGCCGTCTCCGTCGTGGGGGACCCGGGCCGGGAGTTCACCGGGCTCTCGAACGACTCGCGGAGCGTGCGGTCCGGCGACCTGTTCGCGGCGATCCGGGGCTTCGCCCAGGACGGGCACCGCTACGCGGCGGACGCCGTGCGGCGCGGCGCGGCCGTCCTGCTCGTCGACCACCCCCTCACCGATCTGGCCGTCACCCAAGTCGTGGCGCGGGATACCCGGCGCGCCTTCGCGGCGGCCGCGGCCGCGTTCTACCGCCACCCCTCACGCGAGATGCGGCTGTGCGGCATCACCGGCACGAACGGCAAGACGACGACGACGTTTCTCATCGACGCGATCCTTCGCGCGGTCGGCCGGCGCAGCGCCGTGATCGGCACGCTTGGAGTCCAGACGGACGGCGCCGCCGTGGAGTTTCACGCGACGACGCCGACGACGCCCGAAGCCTCCGATCTGCAGCGGCTCCTGCGCGAGATGGCGGACCGCGGTGTGCAGGACGTGACGATGGAGGTGACGTCGCACGCCCTCGAGCTCGACCGGGTCGCCGGCTGCAGGTTCGTCACCGCGGTGTTCACGAACCTCACGCAGGACCACCTCGACCTGCACGGTACCCTCGCGGCGTACCGGGACGCGAAGGCGCGGCTGTTCGCGATGGTGGACCCCGACGGCGTCGGCATCGTGAACGCCGACGATCCGTACGCCGCCGCGATGGCCGAGGCGAGCCGCGCGCCGGTGTGGACGTACGGCGTCGGCGGCTCCGCGCGCATTCGCGCGGAAGGGGTGACGCTCACCCCGCGCGGCACCACGATGACCGTCGTCTGGCCGGACGGGCGCATGTCGCTCGCGCTGCCGCTGCCCGGGCGCTTCAACGTCAGCAACGCGCTCGCGGCGTTCGCGGTCGGTCTCAGCCGGGGCGTGCCGGCGGACGCGATGCGCGGGGTCCTCGCGACCACGGCGGGCGTACCGGGCCGGTTCGAGCCCGTCGACGAGGGCCAGCCGTTCGCGGTGATCGTGGACTACGCGCATACTCCGGACAGTCTCGAGCAGGTCCTGCGGCTCTCCGCGGAGATCGCGCAGGGCCGGCGGATCGTCGTCTTCGGCTGCGGCGGCGACCGCGACCGCACGAAGCGGCCGATCATGGGCCGCATCGGCACGACGCTCGCCGACTACGCGTTCTTCACTTCCGACAATCCGCGCAGCGAAGATCCGGACGCGATCCTGCGCGAGATCGAGGCGGGCGTGCCGGACGCGCGCAACTACGCGAGCCACGCGGACCGCCGCGTGGCGATCGAGCACGCGATCGCGATGGCGCGGCCCGGCGACGTCGTCGTCATCGCCGGCAAGGGACACGAGACTTACCAGATCGTCGGCGACCGGGTGATCGACTTCGACGAC contains the following coding sequences:
- a CDS encoding D-glycerate dehydrogenase, whose amino-acid sequence is MAAPCVYLTRPLPEPATRLLREAPIELRSWHRHDAPVPRDVLLREVVDAEGVVFVVTEKMDAEVIDRMNRGRVVSHVGVGYDNVDVAAATRKGIFVTNTPGVLTETTADMGWALLMAAARRVVEGDKFTRSGHWKTWEFMAFTGQDVHGATLGIVGMGRIGYAIAQRATGFRMPVLYTNRNRLAEEQERAVNARHVPLDELLARSDFVIISAALTPETRHLIGERELGLMKRTAVLVNIARGPIVDQRALYRALVDNKIWAAGLDVYEQEPVPAGEPLLKLDSVVLPPHLGSASMATRVKMATMAVENCLAGARGEIPPNAVNPEAQERR
- a CDS encoding sugar phosphate isomerase/epimerase family protein, which produces MRLAYTISVSPTRFAAVAAADIQETIPALAGLGFDGVEMAVRDPGRMDLEGLAAAAERSGVAVPAIGTGQAYVEEGLSLTAPDEQVRARAVARLLAQISVARRLGALLIVGLIHGPVPPATDRPVAEERLLTGLGTVARAARTADVRMVIEPINRYETNWLNTVDEVLDLIGRLGEDNVGVLPDTFHMNIEESDVPAALRRAGARLFHVHVADSNRRAPGWGHLDFEPVVRTLGEMGYPGFLSAEILPTPGVLDAARRTIATLRPLVPRQALSA
- a CDS encoding VIT1/CCC1 transporter family protein, whose product is MSGAPPGGTQSSAARSAVGRDVVVDRLLTAWRGEIQARMAYELLAARERDPNRAKILRRMADAERGHRARLEARLTELGAAVPDPASVRLPLWTRLQIALAPTEKVLAWRESLENDEVADTYGRPTGDATTDRLFQEIRKDERSHSLADDEMRSGAAAGSETPEGRLRRILGRERWHQSGSSWISGAVYGANDGLGAVFGIVAGVSGATGGSSLVLTAGLAGAVASAISMAVGAFLAERSASEVAAANIAGERREIEENPEEEREELSLFYQLKGLPEKEAGELAARIGGTPESMLRTMVTEELGGAGEDGNPVQAGIAAGLSTGLGAFIPVLPFFWLQGTSAVLWAALISLVAHFLVGAAKSLFTLRSWWSSGLEMTAAGLIVGGATYVLGVIFKVAT
- a CDS encoding D-glycerate dehydrogenase, yielding MATPRIYVTRLLPGPGQELLRRAQVEVRSWDREDVPVPRDALLREVVDADGIVCCLTEKMDAEVFDRMTRCRVVSQIAVGFDNIDVAAATRKGILVTNTPGVLTETTADMGWALLMAAARRVAEGDKFTRSGQWKTWEIMGFTGQDVHGATLGIVGMGRIGQTVARRAMGFDMPILYSDVRRAPESQERALGAHHVPLDDLLREADFVVITAALTPETRHLIGERELGLMKPTAILVNIARGPIVDQRALYRALVDRKIWGAGIDVFEVEPVPADEPLLKLDNVVMPPHLASASVATRLKMVTLAVESCLAALRGDVPANTVNREALDRS
- a CDS encoding alpha/beta hydrolase, with product MSGRLLAYTLVTAPRTRPASLLAVLHGFFGAGRNWRTVARGLVDARPEWGAVLVDLRLHGASQGFAPPHTLDACAGDVEALASALDLPVRAVLGHSFGGKAALAYLARAARAQTPLRQVWVVDADPSAGAPAGSAWAMLRAVSALPPVFRTREECTAAIERSGFDRRTAEWMTANLERTQDGYRWRLDFPALEMLLRDFFRADLWPVVEAVPADARLVVVKAVGSSVIPEASVSRLEAIGRAGGRVVVERVAGGHWLNADNPETMTALLAARLPADARTPPAGASG
- the iolN gene encoding 3-dehydro-scyllo-inosose hydrolase codes for the protein MAKWTIPPKGGHMDKRTGIYLQNMTGHEVDERLKKNDVLIVPLGATETHGAHAPLGEDVFLVCRMAEEVAARTGCTVAQPVWYGSHPYHHLGMPGTVVIPEETFAGYVRAMIAGFWNMGFRKQILLNGHGQEYVIPTAMHQFAKKYRVPSLLLLVNWYHPIRDHFKLTAEGGQYETPFIHADEVETSWSLALFPELIDMKYAPDNTVQGFLPGDHVDKAGNLLNRPINWYSQVGAGPIEVKAYIEGVVGRSSIARAEKAYAGVEQLLDYLERLVTDVHRTFPPGKLPPIEMMTERDPHELDAVLRGPRNGGKSIYSLGYPP
- a CDS encoding aldolase/citrate lyase family protein; translated protein: MTNGMKAMLRSGRPALGLSVMIPSPQVVEMAGRLGFDWVLIDCEHGSIGRETVELMAMAAQAGGTTPIARPASNSPEAILQVLEAGALGVQVPHIGTADEARAAVAAVKYHPLGSRGLAAGTRPAGYGFGEPAAEYVEASNRETLVCVQIEDTRGLANLPEILAVPGVDVFFIGPSDLAQAMGFPGRSDAPEVRAAIDGAFRTILAAGKVAGSTGSPEVIPGLIRRGIRYTYTHLARLLGQAGRSFLDQAREAAPR